Genomic window (Methanomassiliicoccus sp.):
CTGGAATAGAACGATGATTGATTTATTAACAAGGAGAATCCTATTTCAATATGGAGGATAAAGAGTGACCATTCTCGTAACCTATATGTCCGTTACTGGGAATACTAAGAAGGTGGCCGATGCGATTTATGGAGAGATCGAAGGGGAAAGGGAGATTAAACCTATGGATCAGGTGAGTAGCTTGGATGGCTACGAACTCTCGTTCGTCGGCTTCCCCATTTATTCGTTCAACGTGCCACCCTTGGCCATGGCATTCTTAGAAAAAGCCAAGGGTAAGAGGGTGGCGTTGTTCTATACCCATGCATCATTCCCTGAACCAGAAGTAATGCCCGGATCAGAAGGTCTGGTTAAAAGCATTCATCAAAATGTGCAGGATGCGACCGCTGGTGTAGTCGTGGTAAAAACCTTTGATTGTAGGGGCGAACTTGCAGAAAATGTAGCACGGAAATGTCTTAGCAGCGATGACCCCATGGTACAAATGTTCGGGAAGTTGCGCAACATGACATTAGGGCATCCTGATGCTACTGAGCTAGCCGCGGCTAAGGCTTTCGCGAAAGGTACTTTAGCAAAGCAATGAGCAGCCATGGTCAGGAGCAACTTACTGAATGAGGATAGCCCGGCTACCACAATCCATGGTGTCGTTCCTAGAGACCTGACCACGGGCCAGACCTCAGATCCTTCGCGCTTCCGCATCTTTGCCAAACATCGAGCTAAAAAAAAATTAGAAAGGGGTTTGGTTTTTTAAAACTTTGAACGTCTTAAGCAGTCCGCGTAGGCGTGTTCTTAGCCGGGTTATGCTCCGGCGCCGCTCCGCCCACCTTTGCCCGCTGCAACTTGTCTACGAGATCATCGTGGCTGCTCGCCGGCCACGCCATGTTGCCGAAGAACTTAGTGGCGTCGTCGCCGTCGATGTTCAAGCCCTTGAGCTTCTGCTCGGCAACGCTGCGGTCCATCGGGTATGATGCTCCGCTCAGCTTGCTGTCTACATCCTTGATCCATGCGTCCTTGTGAATAGATG
Coding sequences:
- a CDS encoding flavodoxin family protein — translated: MTILVTYMSVTGNTKKVADAIYGEIEGEREIKPMDQVSSLDGYELSFVGFPIYSFNVPPLAMAFLEKAKGKRVALFYTHASFPEPEVMPGSEGLVKSIHQNVQDATAGVVVVKTFDCRGELAENVARKCLSSDDPMVQMFGKLRNMTLGHPDATELAAAKAFAKGTLAKQ